DNA from Amorphoplanes friuliensis DSM 7358:
CGACATCGGCCTCACGGACACCGCCGACGGCCTGCGGGTGACCTGGAGACAGGCCGTGACCAGGCCTTTGCGGTTGAATCTGGACTTCGAGGTGATCGTGCGGGGCGCCGGGCTGACCGGATTTTCCCGGGCCGGACGCCTGCCCCGGAGCAAAGTAACCGGGGCGAGACAAACATGAAGGGTTTCCACATGATCCCGCGGGGCATTGAGCGAAGCCATGAGTCTCCTGCGTTCCGCCGGACCGCCCGCCCGGGCGGTCGAATTGCAGCGATGGCTCCTGTCCAGCGGTGACGAACTGCGCTCGATGCGGTCCGGGCTGCACCTCCTGGTCGGCACCGGCGACCTGGGTGAGCGGATCGTTCTGGTGGCGACCGAACTGGCCAGCAACGCCATCCGTCACGGCCGCCTGCCGGCCGACGTCCGCCTGCTGCGCGGCGACGGGGAATTCATCCTCGACGTCGCCGACAGTGACCTGACGGGGGTGCCGCTCCTCGCGAACGCCCACCACGCGGACAGCGGCGGCCGGGGCCTGCAGATCGCCCGCACCCTGGCCGGCGAGTTGTGCTGGTACGCCACCGACACCGACAAGCACGTCTGGGCGTCCTTCCCGATCTAGGGCGCGATCAGGACCTCGGCCAGGCCGGTGATGTCGAGGACCTGCCGGACCATCCCGTGGGCGTTGGCCACGGTGAAGGATCGTCCCTCCTGGACGGCGGCGTCAAAACCGGCGATCAGCGCGGCCAGGCCGTGCGAGTCGAGGAACTTGGTGTGCTCGAGGTCGACGACGACGCGGTCCACGCCCGGCGTGCGGGCCGAGGCGACCAGGGACTCGGACAACTCGGTCGCGACGCTCATGTCGAAGTCGCCCGCCAGTCGCACCCGCAGGACGCCCGCGGGGGACACGTCGGAGTCGATTTCGTAGATGGGTGTGCTCACAACGTGCATGTCTAGCACGGGGGTCCGACAACGCAGGGCACGATCCGATCACGCCCCCCGGGTCCTGGGAACGCTCCCAGGCCTGCTGTCCCGACGGCCGAGCCGCAAACGGGCGTCCCGGCGGTAACGTCTGGCCATGACGATGCTCGAACGGATCCGCCGGGGGCTGATCGGGGCCGGGGAGGTGCTCGACGGGCCCTACGGCGCCCGCCGCATCACCTACGCCGACTACACCGCGTCGGGGCAGGCGCTCGACTTCGTCGAGGACTTCATCCGGGCCCAGGTGCTCACCCGCTATGCGAACACCCACACCGAGGCGTCGACGACCGGGCTGCAGACCGGGGCGCTGCGGGAGGAGGCGCGGGGGATCATCCACCGCAGCGTCGGTGGCGGCCCCGGCGACGTGGTGCTCTTCTGCGGGTCGGGCGCCACCTCGGCGATCAACAAGCTGGTCGCCGCCCTCGGCCTGCGTCTGCCCGAGACCCTGGACGACCGGTACGACCTGGGCGCGCACATCCCGGCCGGTGAGCGGCCCGTGGTGTTCGTCGGGCCCTACGAGCACCACTCCAACGAGCTGCCGTGGCGGGAGTCGATCGCCGACGTGGTGGTCATCGCGGCCGGGCCGGACAGCCACGTCGACCTGGACGACCTGCGGGAACAGCTCACCGCGTACGCGGACCGGCCCGTGCGGATCGGGGCGTTCTCGGCCGCGTCGAACGTCACCGGGCTGCTCACCGACACCGATGCCGTGTCGCGGGTGCTGCACGAGCACCACGCGCTGGCCGTGTGGGACTACGCGGCCGCGGGCCCGTACGTGGAGATCCGGATGCGGGAGTCGGCGCCCGGGCGTGGCGACCACCAGGACGCGATCTTCCTGTCGCCGCACAAGTTCGTCGGCGGGCCGCAGACGCCCGGCGTGCTTGTCGTGAACAAGACACTGCTGACCAACCGCGTCCCGACCGTTCCCGGTGGCGGGACGGTCGCCTTCGTCGATCCGGGCTCGCACCGATATCTGGACGATCCGGTCGCGCGCGAGGAGGGCGGCACCCCGGCGGTGGTCGAGTCGATCCGGGCGGGACTCGTCTTCGCGGTCAAGGACGCCGTCGGCACGGAGACCATCGCCGTCCGTGAACGGCAGTTGTGGTCGGGGCTGCTGGCCCGCTGGGCCGGCGAGGAGCGCATCGAGGTGCTCGGTGATCTCGAGGTCGACCGGCTCTCGATCGTGTCGTTCCAGGTCCGCTCGGGTGCACGCCATCTGCACCACAACTTCGTCGTCGCGCTGCTCAACGACCTGTTCGGCATCCAGGCCCGCGGCGGATGCTCCTGCGCCGGGCCGTACGGCCACCGGCTGCTCGGCATCGACGACGCGCACTCGCGGGAGTTCCAGGCCGAGATCGTGCAGGGGTGGGAGGGCATCAAACCGGGCTGGGCCCGGATCAACCTCAACTGGTTCATCTCCGACACCGTCGCCGCCTACCTCGCGGACGCCGTCGCGCTGATCGCCCGGTACGGGCACCGGCTGCTGGCCGACTACCGCTTCGACCCGCGGACGGGACTGTGGCGGCACGCGGGCGGGGCACGTCTGCCCGTACGCCTGAGTGATCTGCACTTAGGTCCCGACGGTGTGGTCACGATGCCGGGACCGCGCCCGACGCTCGGTGAGGAGGTGCTCACCGGTTACCTGGACGAAGCGCGCTCGATCATGGCGGATCGACCGGAACCCGCCGACGGCGCCGGGCTCGACCTGCCGGACTCCTTCGAGAAGCTGCGCTGGTTCCTGCTGCCCGCCGAGTGCCTGGAGCGGTAGGCCGCCGGTGAATCGCCCAGCACCCGCTTGAAGGCCACGCTCAGCGCGCTCTCCGAGCCGTACCCGATGTCGCGGGCGATGACCGCGATCGGGTCGGTGCCGCGGCGCAGCCGGTCGGCGGCCAGCTCGAGCCGCCACCCGGTGAGATAGTCCAGCGGGCCGCGGCCGACGAGCGCCCGGAACCGCGCGGCCAGGGTCGAGCGCGACACCGCGGCCTCCCGGGCCAGACCGGCCACCGTCCACGGGTACGCCGGACGGGCGTGCACCGCCCGCAGCGCCGCGGCGACCACGGGATCGCCCAGGCCCGCGAGCCAGCCGGACACCGGCGCCGGTGTGGTGCTCAGCCGCAGCCGCAGGATCTCGATCAGCATGACGACGGCCAGGTGCTCGGCAAGAAGTCCCGAGGCGGGCCGCCCCTCGCGCAGTTCGGCGTCGATCCGGCCGATCGCCCACCTCAGGGTGCCGGCCTCCCGGGTGCCGGCCGGCACATGGACGACCGGTGGCAGCGCGTCGAGCAGCAGGTCCCGGGCCCGCGCCCCGAAGTCGAAACCGCCGCCGAGCAGGGCCACCTCGTCGCCGGTCCCGGCGCGGGCCGGGCCGCCGGCGGCCGCCGCGAAGATCAGGCCGGCCGGCACCGGGAACGCCTCCGGGTCGCCGGCGAGCACAAAGCCGCGTGGCCGGGTCAGCAGGAAGCAGTCACCCTCGGCGAGGGGGATCGTGCCGGGCACACCGTCGACCGTCAGCAGGCAGCTGCCGCGGCTCACGGCGTTGAACTTGACCCCGGCCGGTGGCTCGAACCGGACCGCCCAGCTGCCCCCGGCGACCAGGCCGGCCGAGAGGTA
Protein-coding regions in this window:
- a CDS encoding STAS domain-containing protein, producing MSTPIYEIDSDVSPAGVLRVRLAGDFDMSVATELSESLVASARTPGVDRVVVDLEHTKFLDSHGLAALIAGFDAAVQEGRSFTVANAHGMVRQVLDITGLAEVLIAP
- a CDS encoding AraC family transcriptional regulator, yielding MDPLQDVLTLLDPAAYLSAGLVAGGSWAVRFEPPAGVKFNAVSRGSCLLTVDGVPGTIPLAEGDCFLLTRPRGFVLAGDPEAFPVPAGLIFAAAAGGPARAGTGDEVALLGGGFDFGARARDLLLDALPPVVHVPAGTREAGTLRWAIGRIDAELREGRPASGLLAEHLAVVMLIEILRLRLSTTPAPVSGWLAGLGDPVVAAALRAVHARPAYPWTVAGLAREAAVSRSTLAARFRALVGRGPLDYLTGWRLELAADRLRRGTDPIAVIARDIGYGSESALSVAFKRVLGDSPAAYRSRHSAGSRNQRSFSKESGRSSPAPSAGSGRSAMIERASSR
- a CDS encoding ATP-binding protein, producing MSLLRSAGPPARAVELQRWLLSSGDELRSMRSGLHLLVGTGDLGERIVLVATELASNAIRHGRLPADVRLLRGDGEFILDVADSDLTGVPLLANAHHADSGGRGLQIARTLAGELCWYATDTDKHVWASFPI